From the genome of Streptomyces sp. NBC_01317, one region includes:
- a CDS encoding WD40 repeat domain-containing protein, whose protein sequence is MRSLPRHPGLRLSGVFAGVSTVLLGVSTLLVGVSALLGISAPGASAATADDQAPDRNFTIRDPRITESSGLAASRAHPGVYWTHNDSDDGPYVYAVDSRTGETVATITLRGVGDPRDVEAISVGPDGDVYVGDIGDNLGGSWDHVWIYRFPEPEQLKDATVRATQFTVKYADGPRDAEALMVDPKTGRVYIASKNEDGGGLYEGPARLTATGTNVFRRIGEVPWVTDGAFSPDGKELVLRSYFSARGYAWKNGRLGADHRVRAPIQGQAESVTYTADGSALMFGSEGGESGVERVDLDKDSGGSSSGSGGTSSGGSGAAGGPGTDAEEGKVTVGAVVLVGAAVLFFGFKRLRRKG, encoded by the coding sequence ATGCGTTCGCTTCCGCGCCACCCTGGCCTGCGTCTTTCCGGTGTTTTCGCGGGTGTTTCCACCGTACTGCTCGGTGTGTCCACCCTGCTCGTCGGTGTGTCCGCCCTGCTCGGCATATCCGCGCCGGGTGCCTCGGCCGCCACCGCCGACGACCAGGCCCCCGACCGGAACTTCACGATCAGGGACCCGCGCATCACCGAGTCCAGCGGTCTGGCGGCGAGCCGCGCCCACCCCGGCGTCTACTGGACCCACAACGACAGCGACGACGGACCGTACGTCTACGCGGTCGACTCCAGGACCGGTGAGACGGTCGCCACGATCACCCTCCGGGGCGTCGGCGACCCGCGCGACGTGGAGGCGATCTCGGTCGGGCCCGACGGCGATGTGTACGTCGGAGACATCGGGGACAACCTGGGCGGCAGCTGGGACCACGTGTGGATCTACCGCTTCCCGGAGCCGGAGCAGCTCAAGGACGCGACCGTCCGGGCCACCCAGTTCACGGTGAAGTACGCCGACGGGCCGCGCGACGCCGAGGCGTTGATGGTCGACCCGAAGACCGGGCGGGTCTACATCGCCTCGAAGAACGAGGACGGCGGCGGGCTGTACGAGGGTCCGGCGCGGCTGACCGCGACGGGGACCAACGTCTTCCGGCGGATCGGGGAGGTGCCGTGGGTGACGGACGGCGCGTTCTCGCCGGACGGCAAGGAGCTGGTGCTGCGCTCGTACTTCAGCGCGCGCGGGTACGCCTGGAAGAACGGCCGGCTGGGCGCCGACCACCGCGTGCGCGCGCCCATCCAGGGGCAGGCCGAGTCGGTGACGTACACGGCGGACGGCAGCGCGCTGATGTTCGGCTCCGAGGGCGGGGAGAGCGGGGTGGAGCGGGTGGACCTGGACAAGGACTCCGGCGGCTCGTCCTCGGGGAGCGGTGGTACGTCATCGGGCGGGAGCGGGGCGGCCGGGGGCCCCGGCACGGACGCCGAGGAGGGCAAGGTGACGGTCGGGGCGGTGGTGCTGGTGGGCGCGGCGGTGCTGTTCTTCGGCTTCAAGCGGCTGCGGCGCAAGGGCTGA
- the serC gene encoding phosphoserine transaminase translates to MADIQIPADIKPADGRFGAGPSKVRTEAVDALAATGTSLLGTSHRQAPVKNLVGAVRDGVRSLFDLPDGYEVILGNGGSTAFWDVATHGLIENKSQHLSFGEFSSKFAKASKLAPWLAEPTVISTDPGSHPDPKAEEGVDVYALTHNETSTGVSAPVRRVAGADAGSLVLVDATSGAGGLPVDITETDVYYFAPQKSFAADGGLWIGVFSPAALERAARVHGSGRHVPEFFSLPTAIDNSLKNQTYNTPALATLFLLNEQLTWINTQGGLDWAVSRTAASSSALYGWADASKYATPFVVDPAKRSQVIGTIDFADEIDATAVSKALRANGIVDTEPYRKLGRNQLRVAMFPAVDPADVAALTACVDYVIERL, encoded by the coding sequence GTGGCCGATATCCAGATTCCTGCTGACATCAAGCCCGCCGACGGCCGTTTCGGCGCAGGCCCCTCCAAGGTGCGGACGGAGGCGGTGGACGCGCTGGCGGCCACCGGAACGTCGCTGCTCGGCACCTCGCACCGCCAGGCTCCGGTGAAGAACCTGGTCGGCGCGGTGCGCGACGGTGTGCGGAGCCTCTTCGACCTGCCCGACGGGTACGAGGTGATCCTGGGCAACGGCGGCTCGACCGCCTTCTGGGACGTCGCGACACACGGCCTGATCGAGAACAAGTCGCAGCACCTCTCGTTCGGTGAGTTCTCGTCCAAGTTCGCCAAGGCGTCGAAGCTCGCGCCGTGGCTGGCCGAGCCGACCGTCATCTCCACCGACCCCGGCTCGCACCCGGACCCGAAGGCCGAGGAGGGCGTCGACGTCTACGCCCTCACCCACAACGAGACCTCCACCGGTGTCTCCGCGCCCGTCCGGCGCGTCGCGGGCGCCGACGCCGGCTCGCTGGTGCTGGTCGACGCGACCTCCGGCGCGGGCGGCCTGCCGGTCGACATCACCGAGACGGACGTCTACTACTTCGCCCCGCAGAAGTCCTTCGCCGCCGACGGCGGCCTGTGGATCGGCGTCTTCTCGCCCGCCGCGCTGGAGCGCGCCGCGCGTGTGCACGGCTCGGGCCGGCACGTCCCCGAGTTCTTCTCGCTGCCGACCGCGATCGACAACTCGCTCAAGAACCAGACGTACAACACCCCCGCCCTGGCCACGCTCTTCCTGCTGAACGAGCAGCTGACCTGGATCAACACCCAGGGTGGTCTGGACTGGGCGGTGAGCCGCACGGCCGCGTCGTCGAGCGCGCTGTACGGATGGGCCGACGCGTCCAAGTACGCCACCCCGTTCGTGGTCGACCCGGCGAAGCGCTCGCAGGTCATCGGCACGATCGACTTCGCGGACGAGATCGACGCGACGGCCGTCTCCAAGGCCCTGCGCGCCAACGGCATCGTGGACACCGAGCCGTACCGCAAGCTGGGCCGCAACCAGCTGCGCGTCGCCATGTTCCCGGCGGTCGACCCGGCGGACGTGGCCGCGCTGACGGCCTGCGTCGACTATGTGATCGAGCGGCTCTAG